In Streptomyces sp. NBC_00414, a single window of DNA contains:
- a CDS encoding LysR family transcriptional regulator → MPPSSAPAITLNQLRAFLAATRLGTFSAAAAELRTTQPSVSELIKRMEDHYRVPLFTRGARRLVLTAAGEELLPYAEQAAEAAEGADRALRSLTSLDGGVATFGLLRNADYYLLSDLLETFHARHPRVRLRIVGLNSVEVAEAVAAGDLEAGLVVLPIDAEGLDVTPLMRDEVVYASADPERTARPVTMTDLAEAPLILYDAHYGWRDPTRRQLAERAQVEGITLSPVVEVEQVDSALHLVARGAGDTIVSRAVAGSRTFPENLHTVGFSDPLYDTIAVVRRQGAVLSPATRELARLARRMLLEH, encoded by the coding sequence ATGCCACCTTCGTCCGCTCCGGCGATAACCCTCAACCAGCTGCGCGCCTTCCTCGCCGCCACCCGGCTGGGCACGTTCTCCGCCGCCGCGGCGGAACTGCGCACGACGCAGCCCTCGGTCTCGGAACTGATCAAACGCATGGAGGACCACTACCGGGTGCCGCTGTTCACCCGGGGGGCGCGCCGGCTCGTCCTGACCGCGGCGGGCGAGGAGCTCCTGCCCTACGCCGAGCAGGCGGCGGAGGCGGCCGAGGGCGCCGACCGGGCACTGCGTTCCCTGACCTCGCTGGACGGCGGAGTGGCCACTTTCGGCCTGCTGCGCAACGCCGACTACTACCTGCTGTCCGACCTGCTCGAAACGTTCCACGCCCGGCATCCCCGCGTACGGCTGCGGATCGTGGGCCTGAACTCGGTGGAGGTCGCCGAAGCCGTCGCCGCGGGTGATCTGGAGGCGGGTCTGGTCGTCCTGCCCATCGATGCCGAAGGTCTGGACGTCACGCCGCTCATGCGGGACGAGGTCGTCTACGCCTCGGCGGATCCGGAGCGCACCGCCCGGCCGGTGACCATGACCGACCTCGCCGAGGCACCGCTGATCCTCTACGACGCCCACTACGGCTGGCGGGACCCCACCCGGCGCCAGCTGGCCGAACGCGCCCAGGTGGAGGGCATCACCCTGTCCCCGGTGGTCGAGGTCGAGCAGGTCGACTCCGCGCTGCATCTCGTCGCGCGGGGCGCGGGAGACACGATCGTCTCCCGCGCGGTCGCGGGCAGCCGCACGTTCCCGGAGAACCTGCACACCGTCGGTTTCTCCGATCCGCTGTACGACACCATCGCCGTGGTCCGGCGCCAGGGAGCGGTGCTGTCACCCGCCACCCGGGAGCTCGCCCGCCTGGCCCGGCGCATGCTGCTCGAACACTGA
- the hisD gene encoding histidinol dehydrogenase, producing MKLSPRFTAAYADRFTVLKAPAVDAPPAQRDPEVIETVSRMLSDIERDGLDAVRRYARTLDGQADGAIELDARDIARSGERLPKDLRAAIELGAERTRRFAALQREHLADFEEEIAPGLVVGQRYVPVTAVGAYLPAGRFPLTASAFMTVGVAKVAGVPTVIGCTPPQPDGRANDAVTYAAHLSGIDHLFVVGGVQALAGMAFGLLGEAPVDMLVGAGNAYVAEAKRQLFGTVAIDLLAGPSEVAVIADGTADAEAVAADLLGQAEHGPNSPAALVTTSEKLGRDVIAAVERRLPTLSTRDICGPAWHDFGSVILVDNREDAVAVMDELAPEHLEVQTAEDDWYHDTLRNYGSLFLGHWSTVAYSDKGMAGTNHTLPTAGGAKHSAGLSVSRYLKPLTYQRITREATPLLAEAVEVISASEGMTAHQATATLRLRSYAG from the coding sequence ATGAAATTGAGCCCCCGCTTCACCGCTGCCTACGCCGACCGGTTCACCGTGCTCAAGGCTCCCGCGGTCGATGCTCCGCCGGCCCAGCGCGACCCCGAGGTGATCGAGACGGTCAGCCGCATGCTGTCCGACATCGAGCGCGACGGCCTCGACGCCGTCCGCCGTTACGCGCGCACCCTCGACGGCCAGGCCGACGGCGCGATCGAGCTCGACGCGAGGGACATAGCCCGCAGCGGCGAACGCCTGCCGAAGGACCTGCGTGCGGCGATCGAACTCGGCGCCGAGCGCACCCGGCGCTTCGCCGCCCTGCAGCGCGAGCACCTGGCGGACTTCGAGGAGGAGATCGCGCCCGGCCTGGTCGTCGGCCAGCGCTACGTACCGGTCACCGCCGTCGGCGCCTACCTTCCCGCGGGCCGCTTCCCGCTCACGGCCAGCGCCTTCATGACGGTGGGCGTGGCCAAGGTCGCGGGCGTACCCACGGTGATCGGATGCACCCCGCCCCAGCCGGACGGACGCGCCAACGACGCAGTGACCTACGCCGCTCACCTCTCCGGCATCGACCACCTCTTCGTCGTCGGCGGAGTGCAGGCCCTGGCCGGCATGGCCTTCGGCCTGCTGGGAGAGGCACCCGTCGACATGCTCGTCGGCGCCGGGAACGCCTATGTGGCCGAAGCCAAGCGCCAGTTGTTCGGCACGGTCGCCATCGACCTCCTCGCGGGGCCCTCCGAGGTCGCCGTCATCGCCGACGGCACGGCCGACGCCGAAGCCGTCGCGGCGGACCTGCTCGGCCAGGCCGAGCACGGCCCCAACTCGCCGGCCGCCCTCGTCACCACCTCCGAGAAGCTCGGCCGTGACGTCATCGCCGCCGTCGAGCGCCGGCTGCCGACCCTGTCCACGCGGGACATCTGCGGACCCGCCTGGCACGACTTCGGCTCCGTGATCCTCGTGGACAACCGGGAGGACGCGGTCGCGGTCATGGACGAACTCGCCCCGGAGCACCTGGAGGTGCAGACCGCCGAGGACGACTGGTACCACGACACACTGCGCAACTACGGCTCCCTGTTCCTCGGCCACTGGAGCACGGTCGCGTACTCGGACAAGGGCATGGCCGGCACGAACCACACCCTCCCGACCGCCGGCGGCGCCAAGCACAGCGCCGGTCTCTCCGTCTCCCGCTATCTGAAGCCGCTCACCTACCAGCGCATCACCCGTGAGGCCACGCCGCTGCTCGCCGAAGCGGTGGAGGTCATCTCCGCCAGCGAGGGCATGACCGCCCACCAGGCCACGGCCACCCTCCGCCTGCGTTCCTACGCCGGCTGA
- a CDS encoding ABC transporter substrate-binding protein: MKSVRREVRRLVFRERAGAPRRARGAAAAVALAAVLVSAGCGAPGAGKSATAGTQSFVTEPVTTAQVAALGDVTLRMWADQAEKPLMRSVVPAFEKKYPNVTVDITYKSFDDLIATVVNAASGSTPPDLFQGNIGYAVDGALVKAKLVRPLDDVAATYGWLTGTGASTLAPARWNSAGTAFGDGNLYGMSPISEVQGIYYNKALLKSLDLEPPQSLSDLEKALPVVEKAGEQPVMLGNSDQYAATHIFSDLAVTEQSPASISDWIGGKAGTTFATDGNEKAAATMADWAKKGYFGSGYDGLSNEDAIARFAKGSGAFFVGGSWNGAKLDPEKFGFGALTTGGAGATASPWHIAASSKATPAAVAFLAALHTPATGQKILDTGRLPVVTDGVKGANSLQSQTLDVLKRTIAAGTQVGYYDWSATDMLGVMGGGLQEVMAGRTSGAAFTKAVQDSWLKARESK, encoded by the coding sequence ATGAAATCCGTACGTCGTGAGGTACGCCGCCTCGTATTCCGCGAGAGAGCGGGCGCGCCCCGCCGTGCCCGGGGCGCCGCCGCGGCCGTCGCCCTGGCCGCGGTCCTCGTCAGCGCCGGGTGCGGTGCGCCCGGCGCGGGGAAGTCCGCCACCGCCGGGACGCAGTCCTTCGTCACCGAGCCCGTGACCACCGCGCAGGTCGCCGCCCTCGGCGACGTCACCCTGCGGATGTGGGCGGACCAGGCCGAGAAGCCGCTGATGAGATCGGTCGTCCCGGCCTTCGAGAAGAAGTACCCGAACGTCACCGTCGACATCACCTACAAGAGCTTCGACGACCTCATCGCGACCGTCGTCAACGCCGCCTCCGGCAGCACCCCGCCCGACCTGTTCCAGGGCAACATCGGCTACGCGGTCGACGGGGCCCTGGTCAAGGCCAAGCTGGTCCGCCCGCTCGACGACGTGGCCGCGACCTACGGCTGGCTCACGGGCACCGGCGCGAGCACCCTGGCACCGGCCCGCTGGAACAGCGCCGGGACCGCCTTCGGCGACGGCAACCTCTACGGGATGTCCCCGATCAGCGAGGTGCAGGGCATCTACTACAACAAGGCCCTGCTGAAATCCCTCGACCTGGAACCGCCGCAGTCCCTGAGCGACCTCGAAAAGGCGCTGCCGGTCGTCGAGAAGGCCGGCGAGCAGCCCGTCATGCTGGGCAACAGTGACCAGTACGCCGCCACCCACATCTTCTCCGACCTCGCCGTCACCGAGCAGAGCCCCGCCTCCATCAGCGACTGGATCGGCGGCAAGGCCGGCACGACCTTCGCCACCGACGGGAACGAGAAGGCTGCCGCCACCATGGCCGACTGGGCGAAGAAGGGCTACTTCGGCTCCGGTTACGACGGCCTCAGCAACGAGGACGCGATCGCCCGGTTCGCCAAGGGTTCGGGCGCCTTCTTCGTCGGGGGCTCCTGGAACGGCGCCAAGCTCGACCCCGAGAAGTTCGGCTTCGGCGCGCTCACCACCGGCGGCGCCGGAGCCACCGCCTCGCCGTGGCACATCGCCGCCTCCTCCAAGGCCACCCCCGCCGCCGTCGCCTTCCTCGCCGCTCTGCACACACCCGCGACCGGCCAGAAGATCCTCGACACCGGCCGGCTGCCCGTCGTCACCGACGGTGTGAAGGGCGCGAACAGCCTGCAGAGCCAGACCCTCGACGTGCTGAAGCGCACGATCGCCGCGGGCACGCAGGTCGGCTACTACGACTGGAGCGCCACCGACATGCTCGGTGTGATGGGAGGCGGACTCCAGGAGGTCATGGCCGGCCGTACGAGCGGAGCCGCCTTCACGAAGGCGGTCCAGGACTCCTGGCTCAAGGCGAGGGAGTCGAAGTGA
- a CDS encoding carbohydrate ABC transporter permease, which produces MSTVAPARERGTAPAATGTGRTRGPRRHRGSLSSYSWSSLLYVAPALAFFAVFVLYPIGISVWYSFYAYDGLTEGTPVGFGNYTAVFTDPDLRAALLHSLVLLFFYAALPVAVGLLLAGAMSRIRVYGLTLFRAVLFVPQILSSVVVAVAWRNLLAEDGPVNAMLRTVGLGRFTTSWLGNFDTALPSIGVVGTWVEYGLCMVLFLSGIVAIDRSTYEAARLDGAGAVREFFSITLPALRPQISIALILTVTFALRNFDLIWNTTRGGPGTSTTVPSLYVYQDAFQNRMLGRASALAIVLTVVILVVVVAVQLLLRERDGTGRGPMRRRPVRGGSVRRGPARPARKVQP; this is translated from the coding sequence GTGAGCACCGTCGCCCCCGCTCGAGAACGCGGCACGGCGCCCGCGGCGACCGGCACCGGCCGGACCCGCGGACCGCGCCGCCACCGCGGCTCCCTGTCCTCGTACTCCTGGTCCTCGCTGCTGTACGTGGCTCCGGCGCTGGCGTTCTTCGCCGTCTTCGTCCTGTACCCCATCGGTATCTCGGTCTGGTACTCGTTCTACGCGTACGACGGCCTCACCGAGGGCACACCGGTCGGCTTCGGCAACTACACGGCCGTCTTCACCGACCCCGACCTGCGCGCCGCGCTGCTGCACTCGCTGGTCCTGCTGTTCTTCTACGCCGCCCTGCCGGTGGCCGTCGGCCTCCTGCTCGCCGGAGCCATGTCCCGCATCCGCGTGTACGGGCTGACACTGTTCCGGGCGGTGCTCTTCGTGCCGCAGATCCTCTCCAGCGTGGTCGTGGCCGTCGCCTGGCGGAACCTCCTCGCCGAGGACGGACCGGTCAACGCGATGCTGCGGACCGTGGGCCTGGGCCGCTTCACGACGAGCTGGCTGGGGAACTTCGACACCGCGCTGCCCTCGATCGGAGTGGTCGGCACCTGGGTGGAGTACGGCCTGTGCATGGTGCTCTTCCTCAGCGGCATCGTGGCCATCGACCGCTCGACCTACGAGGCGGCCCGGCTGGACGGCGCCGGAGCGGTACGGGAGTTCTTCTCCATCACCCTGCCCGCCCTGCGCCCGCAGATCTCCATCGCGCTGATCCTCACGGTCACCTTCGCCCTGCGCAACTTCGACCTCATCTGGAACACCACCCGCGGCGGCCCCGGCACCTCCACCACCGTGCCCAGCCTGTACGTCTACCAGGACGCGTTCCAGAACCGCATGCTCGGCCGGGCCTCCGCCCTGGCCATCGTGCTCACCGTGGTCATCCTCGTCGTCGTGGTCGCCGTACAGCTCCTGCTGCGGGAACGCGACGGCACGGGCCGCGGTCCCATGCGCCGCCGGCCCGTACGCGGCGGATCCGTACGCCGTGGTCCCGCCCGGCCGGCCAGGAAGGTGCAGCCATGA
- a CDS encoding carbohydrate ABC transporter permease — protein MRTARTESVTTHALLVLASVVAVFPLVSIVVSSFDGSSGGLSLSSYSTAWTQGRFGSALLSSALVSVTVVVVTVILASLAGYALATMRVPGGKVILGLLLLGLVLPYEVTVLPLYELLAGWNLVDTYWALILPQIALSVPLGVLWMRTFFASVPQELLEAARIDGTNRFQTLRLVVLPIAGPALTTLGTVLFLFTWNEFLLALILVPDNAAVQTVPLALSFFSGAARSSDPAVTAAAAVLVALPVLLAYTVLQRRLITGLTEGAVK, from the coding sequence ATGAGGACCGCCCGTACCGAGAGCGTCACCACGCACGCGCTGCTCGTCCTCGCGTCCGTCGTCGCCGTCTTCCCGCTGGTGTCGATCGTCGTCTCCTCGTTCGACGGCTCCTCCGGCGGACTGTCCCTGTCCAGCTACTCGACGGCCTGGACCCAGGGCCGCTTCGGCTCCGCGCTGCTGTCGAGCGCGCTGGTGTCCGTCACCGTCGTCGTGGTCACCGTGATCCTCGCGAGCCTCGCCGGCTACGCCCTGGCCACCATGCGCGTCCCCGGCGGCAAGGTCATCCTGGGACTGCTCCTGCTCGGCCTCGTCCTCCCGTACGAGGTCACCGTGCTGCCCCTCTACGAACTGCTCGCGGGCTGGAACCTCGTCGACACCTACTGGGCGCTGATCCTTCCGCAGATCGCCCTGTCGGTCCCGCTCGGGGTGCTCTGGATGCGCACGTTCTTCGCCTCGGTCCCGCAGGAACTGCTCGAAGCTGCGCGCATCGACGGCACGAACAGGTTCCAGACGCTGCGGCTGGTCGTGCTGCCCATCGCCGGGCCCGCCCTGACGACCCTGGGCACGGTGCTCTTCCTGTTCACCTGGAACGAGTTCCTGCTGGCCCTCATCCTCGTCCCCGACAACGCGGCCGTGCAGACCGTCCCGCTGGCGCTGTCCTTCTTCTCCGGGGCCGCCCGCTCCAGCGACCCCGCCGTCACCGCGGCGGCCGCCGTCCTCGTCGCCCTTCCGGTCCTGCTGGCGTACACCGTCCTGCAACGGCGCCTGATCACCGGCCTCACCGAAGGAGCGGTGAAATGA
- a CDS encoding nitrilase-related carbon-nitrogen hydrolase — protein sequence MTVARRPSAKTEVTRVVCEQLAPRVGDLTYNKGLALDAVRRALADGADIVVLPELVTSGYVFETAEEARTTAITVEDPFFTELSALLAGTRGVVVLGFCQDAGDTLYNSAAVVDASGVRAVYRKTHLWDRETLFFTPGDRTPPVVDTAHGRIGVLICYDLEFAEMPRRLALAGADLIAVPTNWPLVEHPAGQYPAEIIQAQSAARANGVFIACADRSGVERGQQWTQGTAVIDQYGWLTSTASAPSAASTAATAPSAASEAASAPSAASDAASASEQRAVADLFLHLSRDKALSPHNDLLGDRRPDIYTQETPLL from the coding sequence ATGACCGTCGCCCGTCGGCCTTCCGCCAAGACCGAGGTGACCCGCGTCGTGTGCGAGCAGTTGGCGCCACGGGTCGGCGACCTGACGTACAACAAGGGGCTGGCCCTGGACGCGGTCCGGCGCGCCCTGGCCGACGGGGCCGACATCGTCGTCCTCCCCGAACTGGTCACCTCCGGCTACGTGTTCGAGACCGCCGAGGAGGCCCGGACCACCGCGATCACCGTCGAGGACCCCTTCTTCACCGAGCTGAGCGCGCTGCTCGCCGGTACACGGGGTGTCGTCGTCCTGGGCTTCTGCCAGGACGCGGGCGACACGCTGTACAACAGCGCCGCCGTGGTCGACGCGAGCGGAGTGCGGGCCGTCTACCGCAAGACCCACCTGTGGGACCGGGAGACGCTCTTCTTCACCCCCGGCGACCGGACCCCGCCGGTGGTCGACACGGCACACGGCCGCATCGGTGTACTGATCTGCTACGACCTTGAGTTCGCGGAGATGCCCCGCCGACTCGCACTCGCCGGCGCCGACCTGATAGCCGTGCCGACCAACTGGCCGCTGGTCGAGCATCCGGCCGGTCAGTACCCGGCGGAGATCATCCAGGCCCAGTCCGCCGCACGCGCCAACGGCGTCTTCATCGCCTGCGCGGACCGCAGCGGCGTCGAGCGCGGACAGCAGTGGACGCAGGGCACAGCGGTCATCGACCAGTACGGATGGCTCACGTCCACCGCGAGCGCCCCGAGCGCCGCTTCCACCGCGGCGACCGCGCCGAGTGCCGCTTCCGAGGCCGCGAGCGCTCCGAGTGCCGCTTCCGACGCCGCGAGCGCTTCGGAGCAGCGGGCCGTGGCCGACCTCTTCCTCCACCTGTCCCGCGACAAGGCCCTCTCCCCGCACAACGACCTGCTCGGCGACCGCCGGCCCGACATCTACACACAGGAGACCCCGCTGCTATGA
- a CDS encoding glycoside hydrolase family 13 protein: MTTADSTPAAAQAGPPSGPADDDWWRTAVIYQIYPRSFADGDGDGTGDLPGIAGRLDHLADLGVDALWLSPFYPSPQRDGGYDVADYRAVDPRYGTLADFDALLARAHGLGIRVIVDLVPNHCSSEHAAFRAALAAGPGSDERALFHFRDGLGPDGFLPPGDWTSMFEGPAWTRITEADGRPGQWYLHLFDSSQPDWNWDNPAVREDFERTLRFWLDRGVDGFRVDVCDALVKAPGLPDWPRPTHGVIEPVDGVMPPMWDQEGIHEIFRSWRRLLDTYDGRRILCAEAWLPPERAARIIRADEMHQAFNFRFLETPWEAAPLRGVIDDSLAANDAVGAPTTWVLSNHDVMRHASRFGYDGQVELEHGVGADDPQPDRPLGLRRARAATALMLALPGSAYLYQGEELGLPEVTALPDEARQDPVWERSGHRIRGRDGCRVPLPWTEEGPAFGFGTGPDTWLPQPADYGSYAVAAQRGRPESTLELYRTLLDLRRRHRLGEGTLKWVTPPDDAPHPGIDDLPHLGDDDVLHLENGSVQVVANLGEHPVPLPPAVHVLAASEPVTRHVPPDATVWFTTGEANTVR, translated from the coding sequence ATGACCACGGCAGACTCCACTCCCGCAGCCGCCCAGGCCGGTCCGCCGTCCGGGCCGGCCGACGACGACTGGTGGCGGACCGCCGTCATCTACCAGATCTACCCGCGCTCGTTCGCCGACGGCGACGGTGACGGCACCGGTGACCTGCCCGGCATCGCCGGGCGGCTCGACCACCTGGCGGATCTCGGGGTCGACGCCCTGTGGCTCTCCCCGTTCTACCCCTCACCGCAGCGCGACGGCGGCTACGACGTGGCCGACTACCGCGCGGTGGACCCGCGTTACGGCACGCTCGCCGACTTTGACGCACTCCTGGCGCGCGCCCACGGGCTGGGCATCCGTGTGATCGTCGACCTCGTGCCGAACCACTGCTCCTCGGAGCACGCCGCGTTCCGTGCCGCGCTGGCCGCCGGGCCCGGCAGCGACGAGCGGGCCCTGTTCCACTTCCGCGACGGCCTCGGACCGGACGGCTTCCTGCCGCCGGGCGACTGGACGTCGATGTTCGAAGGGCCCGCCTGGACCAGGATCACCGAGGCCGACGGCCGCCCCGGCCAGTGGTATCTGCACCTGTTCGACTCCTCCCAGCCCGACTGGAACTGGGACAACCCCGCGGTGCGGGAGGACTTCGAGCGGACGCTGCGGTTCTGGCTCGACCGCGGTGTCGACGGCTTCCGCGTCGACGTGTGCGACGCCCTGGTCAAGGCCCCCGGTCTGCCCGACTGGCCCCGGCCGACCCACGGGGTGATCGAACCCGTCGACGGCGTGATGCCTCCCATGTGGGACCAGGAGGGCATCCACGAGATCTTCCGGAGCTGGCGCCGGCTGCTGGACACCTACGACGGACGGCGCATCCTGTGCGCCGAAGCGTGGCTGCCGCCGGAGCGGGCCGCCCGGATCATCCGCGCCGACGAGATGCACCAGGCGTTCAACTTCCGCTTCCTGGAGACGCCTTGGGAGGCGGCTCCCCTGCGGGGCGTCATCGACGACTCGCTGGCGGCCAACGACGCGGTCGGCGCCCCGACCACCTGGGTGCTGTCCAACCACGACGTGATGCGCCACGCGAGCCGCTTCGGGTACGACGGACAGGTCGAGCTGGAACACGGCGTGGGCGCGGACGACCCGCAGCCCGACCGTCCGCTGGGTCTGCGCCGGGCGCGAGCGGCCACCGCGCTCATGCTGGCGCTGCCCGGGTCCGCCTATCTGTACCAGGGGGAGGAACTGGGCCTGCCCGAGGTGACCGCTCTGCCGGACGAGGCACGCCAGGACCCGGTGTGGGAACGCTCCGGGCACCGCATCCGCGGACGCGACGGCTGCCGGGTTCCTCTGCCATGGACCGAGGAGGGTCCCGCCTTCGGCTTCGGCACCGGCCCCGACACCTGGCTGCCCCAGCCCGCCGACTACGGCTCGTACGCCGTGGCCGCACAGCGCGGACGTCCGGAGTCGACGCTGGAGCTGTACCGCACCCTGCTGGACCTGCGCCGCCGCCACCGGCTGGGGGAGGGGACCCTCAAGTGGGTGACTCCTCCCGACGACGCCCCGCACCCCGGGATCGACGACCTCCCCCACCTCGGAGACGACGACGTCCTGCACCTCGAAAACGGCTCCGTCCAGGTCGTCGCCAACCTCGGCGAGCACCCTGTCCCGCTGCCTCCCGCCGTACACGTCCTGGCCGCGTCCGAGCCGGTGACCAGACACGTACCCCCGGACGCCACGGTCTGGTTCACCACGGGGGAGGCCAACACCGTGCGGTAG
- the sigJ gene encoding RNA polymerase sigma factor SigJ — protein sequence MPLTVQDVDRFETLRPRLEAIAYRLLGSASEAEDVVQETYLRWQAADVERIEVLEAWLTKVLTNLCLNQLTSARARRERYVGQWLPEPLLDGDPMLGPAGTAEQRESLSYAVLTLMERLSPNERAVYVLREAFDYPHREIAEILGITEAGSQQIFHRAKRHIAAGRARAEIDGAAARRIVEEFLSAATTGKTEPLVRLLTADAVSVGDGGGKVPARATPFEGALAVARFMRGLFKPTPAKRALLGGSAEIYATTANGGPAFVAVVEGRVIGITCLEVTPEGIAAFRSQVNPDKLERATGLWAAADHGEPLFRAF from the coding sequence ATGCCGCTGACCGTGCAGGACGTGGACAGGTTCGAGACGTTGAGGCCTCGGCTGGAGGCCATCGCCTACCGCCTCCTCGGCTCCGCGAGCGAGGCCGAGGACGTCGTGCAGGAGACGTACCTGCGGTGGCAGGCCGCCGACGTCGAGCGCATCGAGGTCCTGGAGGCCTGGCTGACGAAGGTGCTCACCAACCTGTGCCTCAACCAGCTCACCTCGGCCCGCGCACGGCGTGAGAGGTACGTGGGGCAGTGGCTTCCCGAGCCGCTGCTCGACGGGGACCCGATGCTCGGCCCCGCGGGAACCGCCGAGCAGCGCGAGTCGCTCTCGTACGCGGTCCTGACCCTCATGGAGCGACTGTCTCCCAACGAGCGGGCCGTGTACGTGCTGCGGGAGGCCTTCGACTACCCGCACCGGGAGATCGCCGAGATCCTCGGCATCACCGAGGCGGGCAGTCAGCAGATCTTCCACCGCGCCAAGCGGCACATCGCGGCCGGCAGGGCCCGCGCCGAGATCGACGGGGCCGCCGCCCGGCGGATCGTCGAGGAGTTCCTGTCGGCAGCCACCACGGGAAAGACCGAGCCCCTTGTGCGGCTGCTCACCGCCGACGCCGTCTCGGTCGGGGACGGCGGCGGGAAGGTCCCGGCCCGGGCCACGCCGTTCGAGGGCGCTCTCGCGGTCGCGAGGTTCATGCGGGGCCTGTTCAAGCCGACACCGGCCAAGCGCGCGCTGCTCGGCGGCTCGGCCGAGATCTACGCGACGACCGCCAACGGTGGCCCCGCCTTCGTGGCCGTCGTCGAGGGCAGGGTCATCGGCATCACGTGTCTGGAGGTCACCCCCGAGGGCATCGCCGCGTTCCGTAGCCAGGTCAACCCCGACAAGCTGGAACGCGCGACGGGGCTGTGGGCTGCGGCCGACCACGGAGAGCCCCTGTTCCGCGCCTTCTGA
- a CDS encoding NAD(P)/FAD-dependent oxidoreductase: MQHRIIVLGAGYTGAIAAGRLAKRLHHDDVAITLVNAEPDFVERVRMHQLAVGQDLRPRPLSEMFEGTGVELRIAKVTGVDADRKTVTVVEQGSGAERAGGAEEHGDAEQLPYDTLVYALGSRWNDQGVAGTAEHAHQIASRPGALRLRERLAGLDAGQPVVVVGAGLTGVEAATELAEARPDLAVSLVARGGLGDWLSVKGRSHLHKVVGKLGITVHEHAAVTGVEADRVTTADGPAIPAAVTVWTTGFAVHPIAQATTLEITGTGQIVVDRTMRSLSHPDVYVVGDAAMAMGPGDKPLRMSCASGTPAAWQAADAIAARLTGGKLPNMTVRYYNQCISLGRREGLIQYVTADDRAVDAALTGRLAAVYKELICKGAAWGVANPTLGLPARRRHVVGEAARAGAAEKAAA, translated from the coding sequence ATGCAGCACCGCATCATCGTTCTCGGCGCCGGATACACCGGAGCCATCGCGGCCGGCCGCCTCGCCAAGCGCCTGCACCACGACGACGTGGCCATCACCCTCGTCAACGCCGAACCCGACTTCGTCGAACGCGTCCGCATGCACCAGCTCGCGGTCGGCCAGGACCTGAGGCCCCGGCCCTTGAGCGAGATGTTCGAGGGGACCGGCGTCGAGCTGCGGATCGCGAAGGTCACCGGCGTCGACGCCGACCGCAAGACGGTCACCGTCGTCGAGCAGGGGAGCGGCGCCGAGCGGGCGGGCGGCGCCGAGGAGCACGGCGACGCCGAACAACTGCCGTACGACACCCTGGTGTACGCCCTCGGCAGCCGCTGGAACGACCAGGGCGTCGCCGGCACCGCCGAGCACGCCCACCAGATCGCGAGCCGGCCCGGAGCACTCCGGTTGCGCGAGCGGCTGGCAGGCCTGGACGCCGGACAGCCCGTGGTCGTCGTCGGCGCCGGTCTCACGGGTGTGGAGGCCGCGACGGAGCTGGCCGAGGCCCGCCCCGACCTCGCTGTCTCCCTCGTCGCCCGCGGCGGCCTCGGCGACTGGCTCTCCGTCAAGGGCCGTAGCCATCTGCACAAGGTCGTCGGCAAGCTCGGCATCACCGTGCACGAGCATGCCGCCGTCACCGGCGTCGAGGCCGACCGCGTCACCACCGCCGACGGCCCGGCCATCCCCGCCGCGGTCACCGTGTGGACTACCGGCTTCGCGGTCCACCCGATCGCGCAGGCCACCACCCTGGAGATCACCGGTACCGGCCAGATCGTGGTCGACAGGACCATGCGCTCGCTCTCGCACCCGGACGTGTACGTCGTCGGCGACGCGGCCATGGCGATGGGTCCCGGCGACAAGCCGCTGCGGATGTCGTGCGCCTCGGGCACACCCGCCGCGTGGCAGGCCGCCGACGCCATCGCGGCACGCCTGACCGGCGGGAAACTGCCGAACATGACGGTCAGGTACTACAACCAGTGCATCTCGCTGGGCCGCAGGGAGGGCCTGATCCAGTACGTCACCGCCGACGACCGAGCTGTGGACGCGGCCCTGACCGGCCGACTGGCCGCCGTCTACAAGGAGTTGATCTGCAAGGGCGCGGCCTGGGGTGTCGCCAACCCGACCCTCGGTCTGCCCGCCCGGCGCCGCCACGTCGTGGGGGAGGCGGCCCGGGCGGGCGCGGCCGAGAAGGCGGCGGCCTGA